A section of the Pan paniscus chromosome 7, NHGRI_mPanPan1-v2.0_pri, whole genome shotgun sequence genome encodes:
- the GNRH1 gene encoding progonadoliberin-1 isoform X1, whose translation MCLRMKPIQKLLAGLILLTWCVEGCSSQHWSYGLRPGGKRDAENLIDSFQEIVKEAGQLAETQRFECTMHQPRSPLRDLKGALESLIEEETGQKKI comes from the exons ATGTGCCTTAGAATGAAGCCAATTCAAAAACTCCTAGCTGGCCTTATTCTACTGACTTGGTGCGTGGAAGGCTGCTCCAGCCAGCACTGGTCCTATGGACTGCGCCCTGGAGGAAAGAGAGATGCCGAAAATTTGATTGATTCTTTCCAAGAG ATAGTCAAAGAGGCTGGTCAACTGGCAGAAACCCAACGCTTCGAATGCACCATGCACCAGCCACGTTCTCCCCTCCGAGACCTGAAAGGAGCTCTG gAAAGTCTGATTGAAGAGGAAACTGGGCAGAAGAAGATTTAA
- the GNRH1 gene encoding progonadoliberin-1 isoform X2 has product MKPIQKLLAGLILLTWCVEGCSSQHWSYGLRPGGKRDAENLIDSFQEIVKEAGQLAETQRFECTMHQPRSPLRDLKGALESLIEEETGQKKI; this is encoded by the exons ATGAAGCCAATTCAAAAACTCCTAGCTGGCCTTATTCTACTGACTTGGTGCGTGGAAGGCTGCTCCAGCCAGCACTGGTCCTATGGACTGCGCCCTGGAGGAAAGAGAGATGCCGAAAATTTGATTGATTCTTTCCAAGAG ATAGTCAAAGAGGCTGGTCAACTGGCAGAAACCCAACGCTTCGAATGCACCATGCACCAGCCACGTTCTCCCCTCCGAGACCTGAAAGGAGCTCTG gAAAGTCTGATTGAAGAGGAAACTGGGCAGAAGAAGATTTAA
- the KCTD9 gene encoding BTB/POZ domain-containing protein KCTD9 isoform X2 codes for MLAHMFKDKGVWGNKQDHRGAFLIDRSPEYFEPILNYLRHGQLIVNDGINLLGVLEEARFFGIDSLIEHLEVAIKNSQPPEDHSPISRKEFVRFLLATPTKSELRCQGLNFSGADLSRLDLRYINFKMANLSRCNLAHANLCCANLERADLSGSVLDCANLQGVKMLCSNAEGASLKLCNFEDPSGLKANLEGANLKGVDMEGSQMTGINLRVATLKNAKLKNCNLRGATLAGTDLENCDLSGCDLQEANLRGSNVKGAIFEEMLTPLHMSQSVR; via the exons ATGCTGGCCCACATGTTTAAGGACAAAG GTGTCTGGGGAAATAAGCAAGATCATAGAGGAGCTTTCTTAATTGACCGAAGTCCTGAGTACTTCGAACCCATTTTGAACTACTTGCGTCATGGACAGCTCATTGTAAATGATGGCATTAATTTATTGG GTGTGTTAGAAGAAGCAAGATTTTTTGGTATTGACTCATTGATTGAACACCTAGAAGTGGCAATAAAG AATTCTCAACCACCGGAGGATCATTCACCAATATCCCGAAAGGAATTTGTCCGATTTTTGCTAGCAACTCCAACCAAGTCAGAACTGCGATGCCAG GGTTTGAACTTCAGTGGTGCTGATCTTTCTCGTTTGGACCTTCGATACATTAACTTCAAAATGGCCAATTTAAGCCGCTGTAATCTTGCACATGCAAATCTTTGCTGTGCAAATCTTGAACGAGCTGATCTCTCTGGATCAGTTCTTGAC TGTGCGAATCTCCAGGGAGTCAAGATGCTCTGTTCTAATGCAGAAGGAGCATCCCTGAAACTGTGTAATTTTGAGGATCCTTCTGGTCTTAAAGCCAATTTAGAAG GTGCTAATCTGAAAGGTGTGGATATGGAAGGAAGTCAGATGACAGGAATTAACCTGAGAGTGGCTACCTTAAAAAATGCAAAGTTGAAGAACTGTAACCTCAGAGGAGCAACTCTGGCAGGAACTGATTTAGAG AATTGTGATCTGTCTGGGTGTGATCTTCAAGAAGCCAACCTGAGAGGGTCCAACGTGAAGGGAGCTATATTTGAAGAGATGCTGACACCACTACACATGTCACAAAGTGTCAGATGA